One Miscanthus floridulus cultivar M001 chromosome 11, ASM1932011v1, whole genome shotgun sequence DNA window includes the following coding sequences:
- the LOC136492024 gene encoding protein FAR1-RELATED SEQUENCE 9-like — protein sequence MNSRMKDKVGPTYSMMGFIREYDRIIETINKNERLEESYSNQKTPKEFIFGYTIEQQAAELYNRNIFRKFQVQLKATARLSYKETEEGKTFEVWPKSNQIHNVHRIRRYTVQTDLIEGNEEFSCICAKFSKDGILCSHILKVIIEKKISTIPEKYIKDRWRKKSIRVHVRREQEETLATSALLRFNVLSRKSAILNSKGSKTEKSIEYLLSKFSKLDVKLDVLFGTQQTIDGNNQQQGHEEGHSRQQEQVMEDGYSMADPEESDESKTDIQGPERIKTKGRPEIPKRFRTRIEYFERKRLEQEKKK from the coding sequence ATGAACTCGAGGATGAAGGACAAAGTTGGGCCGACATATAGCATGATGGGCTTCATACGAGAATACGACCGTATCATTGAAACAATCAACAAAAACGAGAGGCTAGAAGAAAGCTACAGCAACCAGAAAACACCCAAGGAATTCATTTTTGGGTACACAATTGAACAGCAAGCTGCTGAGCTATACAATCGGAACATATTCAGGAAGTTCCAGGTACAGCTAAAGGCAACAGCAAGGTTAAGCTACAAGGAGACTGAGGAAGGGAAAACTTTTGAGGTCTGGCCCAAGAGCAACCAAATCCACAATGTGCACAGAATCAGGAGATATACAGTTCAGACTGATCTGATAGAGGGAAATGAAGAATTCAGCTGCATCTGTGCAAAGTTCAGCAAAGATGGAATTCTTTGCTCACATATTCTAAAAGTGATCATTGAGAAGAAAATAAGCACAATTCCAGAAAAATACATAAAGGATAGGTGGAGAAAGAAGAGCATAAGAGTGCATGTTAGAAGAGAGCAAGAGGAGACCCTTGCAACAAGTGCATTACTGAGGTTCAATGTGCTGTCCAGGAAGTCAGCAATCTTGAATTCAAAAGGATCAAAAACTGAGAAATCAATAGAGTACCTCTTGTCCAAGTTCAGCAAGCTGGATGTCAAACTGGATGTGCTTTTTGGCACCCAGCAGACAATTGATGGTAACAATCAGCAACAAGGTCATGAGGAAGGACACAGCAGGCAACAAGAACAAGTGATGGAAGATGGCTATAGTATGGCGGATCCAGAAGAAAGTGATGAATCAAAGACAGACATTCAGGGGCCAGAAAGAATAAAGACAAAGGGAAGGCCAGAAATCCCAAAGAGATTCAGGACAAGAATAGAATATTTTGAGAGGAAAAGGTTGGAGCAAGAGAAGAAGAAGTAG